CTATTTACATTCAGTTTGAATAATTataatttcaagaaaaaaaaaaacaaatatagtgTATGAGTCTgacattaacaaaaataaacactgattaTTCAAACTTgtgataaaatatataatattgatTATAATTAGAAGGTTCCATTATCTATGTTCAAGTgctattaattaaaaatgcacagGAGGGCTGCTGGGGTCACAGCCACACATCTCCTGTCTGAGTGGCATAAATCAAGGTGCAGCTCAGAGATTGGAGTCCAGGGGCAAAAGCGAGAGGTTACAAAATTCAGTCAAACCTCCACCTCTGAGACACAGTCAAAGTGGTTAGTACAGAAAAGTGGCAGTGAAGTGGGAAGGTAAGTTACCAGGTCAGATTCCTCCACCTCACTGCCTTGGTtactcaaaaaaaagaaagataacaTTGTATTACacaaatactgtttttttctttgcttgcaTACAGGTTATTGTTTAATCATAGTGATGGAGGACAGTCTGATTAGCAGTGGCACACGAGGCCGCCGAAAGTAAAGATGGTTATAAGTTGAAGCCAGTGCTCGTTCCTTATCACAGCCAGTTCTGTCACTTAGTACAGAGCTGTCTTTACATCTGAGGTTGGATGGTCTCAGTTCACAGCTGCTGAGTGATGTTTTCCAAGCAGAGGATCAAAAACAAAGAGGAGGCTGGCATTTTCTCGTCTCGCACCCAAGACCAAAGAGCGACCAGCTCTGCTTTGAAAGCTGACTAAATGCAGTCACCAAAGGCCTCCATCCcaaaagaaaacaagttcaaactGGCAACTTTCAACGTTAGCAGCTACTaaacattttcttgaaaaatagacatttttaatgtttttttttcatatataaaaaaatatctgcaataTTGCTATGCAGTTCTTTTCACTGGACGGGTTTGACTTACAGTCAAAtgtgcttcttttctttcacatGTATGAGTGCGTGAATATGTTTGATtgaatgtatgtttgtgtgagtgtcAATATGCCCGAAAGTGTTAGTGTTAGATCATACTCTTTAACCACATCATTCTCTTAGAATGATTCCCTTTCTTATAAACTAAAGTTTCTCTCTGCTATCTGCTCCCCAGTTGTGCTTTCTGCCATTCTCCCTGTATTTTTGTGGTCCAGCGTCTCTCATCTTCTGATTCCTGGAATGATTGCATGCACCTGCTAACAGACAGTTTGCTGGCTGGACAGTGGACTCTCCAGGGACATGCTAGTGGGAGACAGGTCTGGACGGGCACAGGGCTTAAACATGGAGGAGATGTAGAAAGCCTGCAGGCACAGACAGAAACATGTCAGGAAATGTATGCCGACTACACATGCTGTCAGTCTTTCTAAAGAGTGTATCTTTAGAAACACTAAGAGAGGtcagacagagaaaaatgaggggGACCGCATATTGTTTAAGCTAATTCAGCCAACAGAGGTCTGAGAGAGACAAATTCTGTGAAGACAAAGATAACTGCTATTCCAGACTATTTAGACAACAGTGACTTTGGACATACCACCCAGTATGCAGTGAGCCCTCCTTGGATGAAGCCTGTGAGGACATCGGAGGGGTGGTGACGGTAGTCGGAGATGCGGGTCAGACCGGTGTAGATGGCGATCATCACTAATAGGAATTGTATTAGTGGGCGTAATAGCCGAGCTCCTCTCCACGACAGCCTTGCCTGCAGGTAGAACTgcgaaaagaaaaaagaagataaatatTGTTATTCTATTCACCACAGACAAGAGAAACTTTGCATGTGGGCACTTGTGTGTTAATGTATGCCCCACAAACATAAACTGGTAATTATGTCTAATGACTCAAGTTCTGTAAACTCAGGCAGAACCCTTCAAGTGAATCGTGGGCATCCATTATATCTGCTAGCCAGAGGGGAAAGAGAAGATTGGCATGAATTTATTAACACTCTCTAAGCCCTACTTCCTCCTTTTGTTCATCCCCATCTCCTGCATCAGTGCCGCAGTTACAGAACGTCTGTAAAAATGGGGTCACAGGGTGAGCGTGATGCAGATGTGGGGTCAGCTTTATGAGGTGGCTGGCGGTCTGTCTGGGCCCATCTGCCACTGGGGAGCATGTGGCCTACATTCCTGCAGTGAAGCCAACCCTCTCCATGTCCTCTCCCTCTCCTATCCCAACTGAGAGCAGGTGTCACTCTTCCTGCCTTTCACATTAGCAGCTGGCCAGGGTCCGGGTGGCATGTAGCTACAGGTCTGACGCATTCTCTCCTGGCTGTCTACAGTTGAAACATTAACCAAGGTGCACGGCCTTGTGTTTGTGCTTGCAGTGAATGCAATGGtatgagagaggagagaaaccaGTGCTAGCAAACACTGAGGCTCTTGTTTCTCTGACCACTTATTCGATTCAGTTCTCTACCCATTTATTTCTCTTATTCAGTCCCACCGTACTCATCCTTGTCTTTCACTTTCTGATCAGAATGAAGCTTTTCATTGGGACTTCAATAGCGCAAAAGTGCAAAAAGGAGAGGCTgagattttcttttctcctctctttgaATTTTCCGAAGTGGCATcgttatttcattcattttccccGTAGCCGTTTCAAATATTTAGGTCGCATGAAAACTATCAATTAAGGTTTATTGACTGAGAATACATGaggaatgtgaacatttttatggATAATAATGTGCTTTTGTCTCCCTctaactgtcatttttttcccctctcacaATGACTACTGGGTAGTGcagtgtgagagaaagagaaagatgaaGAGATGGGGGAGGCTGAGAGGGTGTCTGCTGCTGAAAGAAGCCTGTCGATCTCTCAGCAGGCATATTCAGCCCTCCACCCCCCTCCTCTAAATGAGACCCACAACAAGGCCTCCTCTGTCTGTGCAGTCTCTTCATCTATTCATGTTCCCTGTGGAAAACATTCTCCCTCATTCTCTActccccccctccctccaccTTCTCCCACCTCCCCATCTTTCTGTCTCACCAGCTCTTTGGATCTCACCAGGATGCCTGCAGAGAATCGCTGCTCTCAAACATCTCCTCCCTCACGATCAGGAAGTGGGAATTTATTTAACAGCACATGTCTTTGGTGTGTGTTTACGCATGTTTAATTAGCTTAGTTAATAATCACATGCAGTGTTCCTGGCCTTTAGGGACTGGTGTTGTCTTTAGTAACTGAAGAGAAAGTGAGGGCTGTAATATTCCCCCTAACACTGGAAACACACTGCCAGATActggaaattaaacaaaaagagcTCAGGTAAATGTGAAGGTCACATTCCAGATGTGTTTAAgtgagagtgtgtttgtgtgtgtgtgtgtttttgtcaaacaGGCACGACTTACTGCCAGGTAGAGCATGGTGTACATTGCGAAAGAAGCATGGCCAGAAAAGAATGACTTCCTGTAAAAGAAGATCAATGAAAAAATGCTGAAGGTTACACATTAACTGCTTGAGTAAAGTTACTGTATGCCCCACCCTGAGGAAACAAATCATTtctcagcaaaaacacacatgcatacaaacCACACACCTTGCCTCCTCCACCATTTTAGGGTTAGGCTGGCTGCAGTTGACCTGGTGCACGTAGCTGCCCGGGGTGCAGTTGATGGATGCATAGGtgatgttgcagacagacagaaagttgGGTCGCAGGCGGCCCACGCTTAGCTTGGCCATATTGGTGAGAGACTGACCCACACAGCAACCAAACAGGAAGCTTCCCAGTTCCTTGTACAGGCACGACACATAGCGGTTTCTAACAAAGGCCCGCGAGTGCACGCCTCGAAAACGCACCCGGTAGCATTCACCCAGTGCAATCTATGGAGGAAATAAAACAGGAGAAACCTTTCTGTTGCGCAAACACTGGAACGGTGAAAGTATGTTTGTTTTAAGAACAGCACACGCTGCATTATACCATATCAAAGTGATGATAACATTAACTCCCTGTGCCTACAATGCTAAAAAGGTAACACTGCCTTACTGTTAGGCCGGTGATGGCTATGCCGCCGGCGATGAGCAGGACGTCAGGGATGGCCTCTCGCTCTACGAAGGGATAGGTGATGCTGGAGTCACCGCAGAAAAAGCCTCGTCTGTACGGAGTCACTGCCTTCAACTCACATGCAAAAAATGGTATGGAGGCTGATAACATGTGGGAGAGAGAGGGACGGGGGgcggacaaaaaacaaaagatggctTGATGAATGTCTGAGATGTAGTCTCTGCAACATGGATCACAGCAACAGAGATATTTGGTACATGCAGCTCACATAAAGGTGGCCTTCTCCTGTCTCACAGGAGAATGCAACATAATAAGGGGGCAGAATTGAAGTGTCTCAGTCATTCGGTGGCATTATTTGCACATTATCGGTGATCAAGCATTCCACACATAACTGCTTCCACCAAAGGAGCAGAGAGAAGGACAAGGGttgacagacagatggagagatgaGCATGACAGTGAAGAATTACGACGAGCAAGGAAAAGAAAGCAATTAGAGAGGGAGCACGTTGCACAAAAACTTCAGTGTGCtaaaaaaggacaataaagtCACTGTGCAAATAGCAAGGTATTGTTTAACAATGATCTTTTGTTCCAGAGAAAAGCAGTGACTTCCAGTTCACTCTATCTGAGTTTATATTAACAATTTTTCTACACCATGTTTCCGGCTTGGTCACTAATTATAAGAACTCTGTATCAGGTGAAAGGGGCCAAGGTCTGGCTCTCTTCAGCAAATAAACTTCACATTCTGAGGGTGAAAGTTCACTGGGTAAAAGTTGTgcaacattttaatgacaagAAGGGAGATGGTGTCTGTGCCCCTGTGAAACAAGGGCCGAGCTGCACAGGCTTTTATTCTGCCTTGTATTTCAGACTAATAGCCAAGGATCCTATAAAGGCTTGCCCAGCGTGCTCCACTTCTCTGTCTCTTATCCCATGTCCCCTCGTCACCCCATGGAATGCAGCAAGAACATGGGACTAATCATTAACCTCTGTGCCTCTCCCTGTCATCCCAGGCCTGCTGGTTGGTTGGAACGCACCCAGGCCAAAACACTGATCCTGCCAGGGAATCTCTCAGACTACGTGACTGACTAGTGCACAGGATACACATGTAAAATCTAGCCAAAAAGAAGAACACACAAATAcgcactcaaacacacaaacaatggCCTGAGAGCATGTCTTTAATCATGATAAATCTGAAGTTTTTTGACAGATAGCTATGTCCTCCTTTACAATTGCCTATACTGACTTTGCTTCAGTTTTACCCATTATGTGTATTACAATCATTTA
This portion of the Amphiprion ocellaris isolate individual 3 ecotype Okinawa chromosome 19, ASM2253959v1, whole genome shotgun sequence genome encodes:
- the ppap2d gene encoding phosphatidic acid phosphatase type 2D, producing the protein MQKFNSTGTHSNTLPRDAELQLRLADSGGTGEGKENGAGKHFLTQPEEESSFCTKRKMLVGLDVICLCVASIPFFACELKAVTPYRRGFFCGDSSITYPFVEREAIPDVLLIAGGIAITGLTIALGECYRVRFRGVHSRAFVRNRYVSCLYKELGSFLFGCCVGQSLTNMAKLSVGRLRPNFLSVCNITYASINCTPGSYVHQVNCSQPNPKMVEEARKSFFSGHASFAMYTMLYLAFYLQARLSWRGARLLRPLIQFLLVMIAIYTGLTRISDYRHHPSDVLTGFIQGGLTAYWVAFYISSMFKPCARPDLSPTSMSLESPLSSQQTVC